AACAGAAGAACCCTGTCAGGTCAGAGTAAACCTCAAAATTTGACTGACAAAATGTCCAATGACCAGcgctaatagctgttatcgcagttgcatccacgggcaaagcctcctttgtttacagctacgtgcagacgaggcttatgggtcaatacaatggaaaatgaccctttagcctcgtttgtgtgttaCAACGGCTGATAACTGCAATAAGAGCTGTTTGCAGGCTTGTGATGATGAtgctcataataataatatgtgaGTTGGAGCTTTGAGAAGGCAATGAAAGACTTGGTCAAAGTCTCCCTACATTACAGAAAGTTTGTTTGCTGGAAACTCCAAGAATTCAAACCTAAAAGTGATGGAAACCTAAGGTCATCGGGAAATTGCTTGATTCAGCATAATAATATCAGCCAGTGGAAaaataaatcaaagaaaaaagcagaaaaaccaaaaaattccCTTCTGAAAGTGCAGATTTAATTTCCACATCAAGTGACCCTTTTGTTGTTAATTTCGTTCTGAATAAATATTGATTACAGTACAGTAAGTTATTAGTCACTTACTCAGAGCTACTtgtgttattttattttcattactTGACAAAACAGGAGAACATGGTCACACAGTACTTTCTTTCAATGAAAATATTGTGCATTTCTTTGAGAATTGTACTAcagcaaaaatttatttttcattgcttTCACAGAACTCTGAGGACGTCCAACCAGAAGTGGAATATAATGTTATGCAAGTTCAATGACACACTAAGTACAGGAcattttattgaaagaaaacaactatGATATTTAAGCTACCTAATTACCtgtcttgttaaatttgtttttattgagAAACAAATAGTTCTTTTCAGTTTTGAATGGTTAAGTAAGGAAAAGTTTCAGCTACAAAGTTTTAGACCTGTCCATTTAATGTTTGGTTATCAAAAAAGATGTTTCCATATTGCATCAGTTTCAGGCCAGCTGTGTACCAACTTTCTGCCAGAAACGTCATTTTACAGGAGTCATCATCTTGAAATCCACTCATCTGTGGAAAAATGAGAGGCATTAATGAATCAGTTTGACACTGGTTATTTTGATAGAATCCAATGTTTCTCACTAAATGCTGAGGAGCGTTCTGTCTCTGGAAATAAAATTTGTCACAGCAAGACAAATATTGCTGAACCCTCATTCTCCAATTTTCCACCCTTCAAGACCCATAAAGAGGAGACAAAATTTTTTGAAGACCGATGGTGCTAAAAGGATCTTGCAGAAATTGATATTCATTTCCGTACATTCTGTGGATATTGCACAGTCTACTGTACAATGAGTATTTCTTAATTAAAGGGAACAAATCTAACCTTGAACAATTTGACCCGAAGGACTCACCTAATGTGCAGAACTAAACTTTAGCTGGTTCTCTACAATTTGGAAAAGTTCATTTGGATTTGGGAGGCGCCCTGATTCCAGTTTTGACCAGATTGGCATATCTGCAAAATTTGcgcaaagaaaaaatcatcaatGTACGACATGTGTAACTCAACACTTATCAAACATTTTCCTCATCCACCCTGTTGATTTTTCAGTCGTGATTTTAGGAGAACATGACTACAAGTACATGGGTTCTTTGCACCGTAATCCTACAGACAATCCAGTGTACTGTACCTGAGGTTTTCTCATTATATAGCAAAAGGTGTCCACTTTAAATTAatcttttaaaaacttgaataataAAATTAAGATTTGTTATTGTACTGATCCAGAAAATGGCATTTGTGTCCTTGTGATGTTACCAACAGGtttttcaaataataaattattgtaaagtACACCAAGTACAGGATTAGACTAACCATTCAGAGAAACTTCAAAAGCTCCAGTTGATATCAACTGCCCTTCAATCATATTTGTGGTGAAAAAGATAAGAATGCAAGCATACATCTGTggatattgaaaaacaaaaaccaccCATGAATAAACTACAAATCTCAAACATAGTCTGAATTTCCAGAGCACTGACTGATAGAGTACAATTGCTTGTAGAGCAAAATGGTGTCAAGATTGTTGATTAGCAAATTCACAACAGGTGTATCATACTGGTTGGGCTACATTGTTTACTAGGTTAAGGATAAATCAACCAAAAAGTGTGTTGTTACTGGTTACATAGaatggagcagttttcaaaattaacTGCATgattgctacacttagtgattgaCTTAAAAATCACACAGTCttcaaccaataagaagcaaaaccaatcacaccttgCATGTGTGATTTTTGTCGTGCTCTGAGTAAGTTGCAGGTAAATGCTTGGAATTCTTattgtttttacttatttataAAAACTTTAATTGCATGCaactggaagaaaaaaaaagttaaatacAAATAGGGTGTCAACAGGGTAGACCTTAATCTTCATAACAAAGCTGATCCCCAgaggaaaaaatatataattatgcaTTTATATAAATATGCCATCTATATATAAAAAGCATGActtgattaatttgattgaaGTATGTATTCAGAGAGGATTTGAGATCTATTCATATTAGCTTTGACATTATTTTGTAGTAAGCAATGTCCTTGCTAGGATTCCATGGAGTTAtctgttgattaaaatttgcgAGGACAACCATTTTCATCTGCAGTTAAAAGTTGCAAATTACTGTATATTGAAAACAAATGACATATGTTGTTGCCACACTACCTTGTTTTGGGTGGCCCAAATGTAAATCTGTGGTGGTTCCATGTTAAGACTTTGCCAAATGTTCAACCTTTCACCAAGCAGAATTATTGCCATGATAGCTAATTTAAGTAAACTAATGAAAGAGGCCAGCATTTGACGTGGACGGGGAGGAGGATAATTGTCTCCTTGAATGTGCACTGTGGGAAAGTTTTGGTGAATGAAGCCAGCATATTCTTCAAACACCTTTCGGTAGCCTCAGGAGGAGCTGAAATTAAGACAAAGAGAGAAAACAATTTGGTTAGAAAGAAGAACATAACATGGATGTTGCTCACACTATAACGTACGTAGTTTCTTAATGCCCAGAGCTAAGTGGCTGGTTGGAggtaaatatttttgttgtttgcaaACTTTGTGAGGTTTCGGCATGTcttgattaatttgattgaaGTATGTAGGGTAAGAGTTATTTATGCAAAGGCATACCTTTTGTGTTAGGTATTTGATTTTACTGTTGGACTTATTATTCTTAGTGTATTTCAGTAATTATTGATTTGGTAACATTGACAAAGTTTTATATCAGAAAGGGATAGACTAAGACTCTTTCTGTTTTGAGCTTCTTTGAGGTGCAACTTGTTTCCAATTCTTTGTTCTCGCACACCCATACAATCATGATCAGCagccaacaaaaacaaaaaaaacaaaaaaattctgcCTATGCATGCTCTCAAGCAGTTATTAAATAGACTGAGCATGGTGTTGACTGTGCTGTTGCTGTGGCAGTGTATAAGAAATGAAGTgtggtgcttttttttttttccccactgGTGTCTATTTAAGGGTCTAGTAGGAAAGAGTATACATacagtataattattatattttaagaAAGTgcttaaaaataatttcaaaaaccataaaaaataaTAGAGTGGTCATTATTTGCAACTTAGTACAAATTTAACTGAAGCACTTTTCAAAAGGTTGGAAGAACTTGTTTGTTAGATATGAATAGAGTGAACAGGAGATGTTATTTCATCTGCTTAAAGGGATGTTCTAAAGTTCAGAAGACAAAAAGGAGCAGAGAACCTTCCCAATGTTCTTTTTGTAAGTGGAATGATTAATTTTATGGGCAAGAAACTCAATGTTATTGGTGGATAAAAATGATTTCTTGGGCTttaatcacaataataataattatttattattagtgTGAAGGACCTTGACAATAATCATCATCTTTTGACTGGAATGatagaatattaatttttcgttgtggGTTAATGTTAGGATTTCAGATTTGCTCCATTTAAGGGAAAGTATCTGGAGAATTCAGCttattttgtttccatttttccAGACAAAGTTCCTTGCTATAGATCTAGTTTTATGCAGGGAAATCCTGCATCATTTGAAAATagactgaaaaaacaaaacaaaaaaaacacacacactaCACCTTAGGAGCAAAATGTCTTATAGCTAAAGTAAATGGGAACATATCTGTTGTGGTAAGCATAATCTTATTTTTAGTTGAAATTTGCTCGGACCAGTTTATTTTTTGGAAACCAGATTATATTTTCTTAACACATTCACTTTTTAAATTGGTTTAATAACTATTGTAATCTTGAGTGGGTTCTTTGGTGGGATGTTTTATTCTACCGCAGATTACGAAATACAGTGGTAACTGGATTTCAAGTCAACCAAAGAGGGTTTAAAAAGAACACTTTACCCCCTCATTATTTTGGTCACTTATGTTGAGGTCAGTCTCTTTAAATTCATGCATATGTTAGGGAAATTACAGAAGATGTTAGCAAAACATCCTAACATGTTAGCAAACTGGCCTAAGTTCCTCAAAGTACACTTATCGCTCACCAGCATtgactaccatagaaacgtttAGGTTTTATatttcttaaccaatggttcgTGCTAACCACCTTTTGAGACCTGCTCCCTCCCATAAGCGAAACGACTGGATTGCCATTCATGTATCTTGTAGGAATTAAATGGAGGGATCACATTTTGGCAATTATGCATTATATTTTCGCCTTCACTTCTCAAGATGGTTCGTACCTAACTTTTATCTTTCCATAAATAAACATCTCCTGCTCACTGTCAGATGTATATATTTACTggaaaagtttcataaaaatGTTAACTGCCTTGTTCTCCTTTGGAAAAAGGCGTTCAATTGAAAGATGTGATGTTATGTTTTAGAAATGTCCGATTCCATCGGTTCAGTGCCAACGAAAAGTGTATAtacagttttctttcttttggctTGTGGAGATGGCTGACCAAGATCGTTTGGGGAAAACGAGAGAGGGTAAGTTAGTGTTGAGTAGTATTGTTTTAACTCCTTACCAATATAAGAATTTGATGGTCGGAGCCGTAAAAGCCGCTGCTTTCTTAACCGTGTGGAGATGATTTGGGCTTGATGCTTCCACAGGGTCGGGGAAAAGGATTTGTTTGACCGTCACGAGGGACAGGATTGCCAAAAACCCGACAAACAAATATGCATTAGACGCCATATTTTTGACGTCTTTCAGCTTGTGCTAGAAAGCGGATAAAGGCTGGTAACGATATATGACGTCATTCCGGTACATAACAATTCCCCATACATGACCTGCTTACCTGTTGTTGTTTTACGCGTTTGAGCCCGGCACGGACGGCCACCGGAAGTGCGCTGCGCGTCTGTTGAACCTGTCTTCACACTCCCACATTTATATAATGAATATAATTAAGTaccttttcactagtagagacgattagtttgaaaatctgggagagagcACTGTCCGGGCATACGAAATCTTTGCTTCCGGTTCCCCTGGGTGGTTCAAATCGTCTCTTGCTTTAACACTCTATTGTATGGTCTGAGACGAACCGATCCCTCCCCTTTGTAAATATTGAAAGTCTCTCCTGGAGAGATTATACCCGAGCCCCCGTCAATCTCGGTTGCCCGCTTACTGTCCAGTTTGAGGCAGTACATGAAAGAAATAGACTATTTTCAGAAGCGTATCAGGTGGCACCTGAAAGAATGTAGAATGATTGGCAGCGTTGAATCAATTGGCCACATTAACCGCAGCTCCTGCTCTTTCCTAGAATTGTGATGCCATCCACAGGATGGTGAGCGCTAAGAAAGCTTGTTCCATTATTTGGTCGTTATTGTTATCTATTGAAGGATTCTCAATATGCAATGCTTGCACAATCAATAACCTAACCCTAAACTCTCTATAAACTATTGCCTTATCAATCATACCTGAAAGCCTGGGTGATGATTTGTGTCTTACAGCTACACAAATAAATACTTTGTTGCAATATGCATGGCAACCATGCAATTAAGGCTGAATTAGGTATACACGATTAATACTGTAGAATTAGCTACCACGAATAATGCTGTTAACAGACATTATAATACAAATATATCAAatagtagaaaaaaaaattataataatgtcGTTAAAATTCTGTAATCTTAAAAACAACGAGCAATATATATAAACCACCTAACAATATTTCCCTAAAGCTTGTTGCACAAAAAGAATTATCGTACTTATACTTGTAGCGTTGAAAGTTAATGAAGCTATTTTTAACTGTTGGTTTTAAACTTTACATCGAAAGTGCGGACACTTGAAGGGGCACGACTAGTATTGTGAATAAATGGTAGCAACTTATGTAGACGATTATCTTTGTTTTCCGCAAGTGAGCTAAGGAGAGACTAGCTACTTGTCATGTTCCAACAGTGGCTCCATACCAGGGCTAATAAGAGATCCCGTTTCAGTTTTAGCACGCCCCAAATCTTCTACGGCGTAGCTTAATAAGTGGCTCTAATATCGGTATTACTAAACTTTTAACTCAACATTGAACTAACAGTAACATTGATTATTTagttctttgatcgtgagcgggcggtatccagagaatcctgcaatctgattggttccgggagcgggcagtattttcctatctcctgattacggtcatggtaaccaactacgcaaAGCGCatagtgaagttgcgaattgaaagagcgaagtttcaatttgtcttaattgtttttcgCAATAGAACAGtcttattgttcaactttcttacaaaaaaaaaacaatgcattcttaattcggttttttcactttattgtacatttgttgacacgttgatgagacaatgtgtaaaataaaaacatgactaccttctaaaaatagaatttagaaaTTAATagaaatgttattcaccggccttggtcggtccaTATTttgaaaaactgtgcccgaggtctcgagtatGGCCCGAGGCCTTTGATTACAAAtgataataggactgagtggaattCATTTCCGTCTGTAATTGtgtcaatgaaaaaaaatgttcgaaCATGATTGGTTGTGAACAACCCATATTTATGGCTCAATTGACTGTTTCAGGtgcaaactgtccgatttgaacTTGCCGATTACAAACATTAATCGAACAAGCCAAATCGAACCATtcagcagccaataaaaattaagctcTTCAtaccactagccaataaactttaaatACCTAGctcaccctagccaatcaaaatcgaggaaaatttcttaagtgagcagattgacaggtgcagattcaaaataaacatggaCGACGTTAAGTGGTCTAATGACTGTTCTTAATATATGTTTTCTTGAGATTTTGACAGGCTTTTTTCAACACTTTAGTTTGAAAATTTCTCGCATTTGGTTGTTCCAGACTATCTTGCTGATATGTTCAAATAATAATTACGTTCCCAAGTCTATAATAGTGAAACTCGATCGTCTGGTGCTTTGGATATACCCTTATCAGTTATGGCGCCTGTTAACAGGGCAACGCTCTTTTCCTTTCAGAGGAGCCAAACTATGGAACTGTCTGAATGATAATATTAAGTCCCTAAAATGTCCCAAGAATTTTTGCACAGTTTGCAAATGTGTGgttatatttttaaataacttaATATCTATTGCTGTCTATGACTGGATAATTCTGACAGGAGGGAACACATGCGAGCGCCAACTTGAATTTTGGAGAAGTTTTTTTGTCTTCGGTGAAGAGTTGTTTACATATGTCAAAGGGCCCTTAGACGTCAGGTAccagaaaatgaaaattcattCACTGGAATATAATTAGCGCCGAGCTGCCTACGCATTAAGACTCCGAACGTTCCCCCCTGTTCTTGCTGTGTGTTTTGAGTCAAGAGTAACCATCTATATGGGTAAGTAAACATCGCATCCAGGACATTTCATTCCCAGGCACCTCACGTCCTCTTGCACTTTGAGATATGGAAACTAGTCTTTCCCGccctgggggccgtttctcgaaagacccggtaactacCGGGCCCGATAACTTACCGGGACGGTTAACGGGCTACTTTACCGGGACCGGAATAGCGTTTCTCGAAGCACCCGTAAACTTTCCCGATACTTACCGGGTCCGATAAAGTAGCGGGTTGTTACCAATCTCTAACGCGCGCCTCACGATCGTCCGGGAGAGAAGGAGAAAGACTTGGGACTAGACGTCTTCGACACAAAGCTGAACGGCAGTCGTTGACACTGATGCTTTTTAATTTGAAGAACACTGATCAGTTTAACTTCGAGGTTATCGTTTTGTCAAAGGAGAGCGGAGATCGGCTTTGTGCTTGGTCGGTTGGTTGCAAGTGATGATCAATTGCCTTTGTAGAGCGATTCGAACAACAATCGAGGAGTCTTGTAACTTTCTATGGTTCATCCTCGTACTTCCGGCTTCTGGATTAGAGATGAGATGTTtacattagggccatttatacgggagaaaataagacgcgtcttagctaagacgcgtcttagataagacgcgaactgtaccatttatacgttcgcgtcttacataagacgcgaaatctcgtataaatggttcgcgtgaggttcgcgtcttatttttgatacagcctcatttacatgcgAAGTTGCCATTAGCAACGCCGTTGAAAGCAATAACTTTGGTCAAGATCCAAGATGGCGCGCTGTAGCAAgaaacaaaagcgtgccgtcattttaagaaggaagagaatTCTTAAGagatgttttttctcttttgagaagtcctcttttctcGTGAAGATCGTGCTGtggaacaaaattaaaaaacttGACGTTGCCTTCAAAGAATGTAAaagaaatccgagacgagtcggaagacAGCGATCGACTGATTGGTGCGATAACGACATGTTGCAGATGGAAGATTTTGAATTTATTGCCAACTTCCGGCTCTCCAGGCCATCTTTTGGAAAACTGTGCAACCAATTACGTCCTCTAATCGTGAAAGAAGAAACATTTGCGAAGAACACAGTTTCTGTGGAGCGACGAGTTGCAATGACCTTGTATTTCCTCGGTCAAGGGATTAATTATCGTACTGTTGCGAATCAGTTTGGTGTTGCCGTATCGACGGTGTGCCATATCGTTCACCAGACAACAAAAGCGATTGTTGATATCCTGACCCCTGAATACATAAAATTCCCGGAAAATGACGCCGAATATTTGGCCGCCATGGCGACTTTCCAATGCAAACAGATTCCCAATTGCGTTGGAGCTATTGACGGGAGCCACATTAGGATCTTGCGCCCCACAGAATGCAGCACTGATTTTTACAATCGGAAGGCGTACTACTCCATCCTCCTCCAAGGAATCTGTGATGGCGATGGGAAATTTTTGAGTGTAAGCTGTGGCTATCCTGGCTCCATCCATGACGCTCGGATGCTGAGAAGATCGGGATTCTACAAGAACGTCATGAACAAAAGGTGAATTTAAAGTCTTTTGTAATTTACTTTGAAATGATCACGACGAAACATAATTGATTGGTCTATACATCTGCAAGAGTTTGCAAAACCATTGGTTGAGTAGAAATTTTAATTACATGGAGCGGTGTTATCAAAATATGCCAGCCGacaatttgtataggtaatcgcaggGGGCCGAAAAAATAAGTTCTAATGTCACGTGTTTCCGCCCGGCGGAATGCAAGTTGATCCAAGTTTTAAGCTCTACATGAGAAAAATCCTTTGCTCTTCCTTTTATCACTCCAAGATTCATTTTCACGAATATCGTTTAAATATAGTTCATGatcattaaaaaaattcagTAAGGGATAACAGTATGGATATTTACAAAGAAATGTTGACACGACTATTATATCAAGGCCAACATGCAACCTTTTGGTTTGGTGATGAGTTTGAATTGACCGACATAACTCATCAGTACTGATATTATTGTAGGTACCTCAATAAGACACATCGTGACCTACCACTTGTGATTCTTGGTGACAGCGCATATCCAAGGTTTCCCTGGTTGTTGGTCCCATATGCTGGAACAAGTTTAAGTCCTGACCAATTGCAGTTCAACCTTACCCACAGCTCCACAAGAATCATTATTGAAAATGCATTTGGTCAACTGAAAGGAAGATTCCGTTTAATATCCAAACAAGTTGACATTGCAACATGCAAAGTTGACcaaattgttgttgcttgttGCACACTTCATAATTTTTGCCTAAATGAAAAGGAGGCATTTCCTGATGAGTGGCTGATTGCTGATGAAGAAGTGGAAGAGCCAGATACAAATGTTGATATGCAGCTAGATGCTAATGAGGAAGAGTGGGAGCTTGGTGGAGATAGTACCCAAGATCTATTTTTACAGGCCATGTTTAATAACTCATATAGAGTCTGAATAAAATTCAACACTTCATAATCATTTCACTcattcattcctttcacgggaaaacatgcatgagcccaacaaattgacctgctctcaactgtgtggcttcatagctgagttggtgagagcactgcaccggcgtcgtagaggtcgtgggttcgaatcccgttggagtctcttgaatttttcaagtgcatatgagacaattgcttaaattgtccagcaagtgtgaggatcatttcgtCAGTTCATATAGAGTCTATTAATCCATAAACCTTGGGGATGGATAGAGTGGATTTGCCCATGGGAAGAGGatataatatttttaatatgtATTAatataaaatttcaaaaattcaaatatttgtgACATCACACTTTAGGACTCTAATTGAAATGGGTGTATTTATGCATTCCATTTTAATAGACACATGGTCTGTGACTCATAATTTACCCACACCTATCCAAGCAGGTACAGGATATAATAGAATCATAAAATAATGGTTCTTTGATGCAAACCAATGTTCGAAGCAGGTTGTCAGTCAGAGTCTCAAATTCTCAGCTTTGACTAAGCTGTTCAACCATCAATGATGAACCTTGTTGCATGTGGAGTAGCAATAGCTTAGCATCAAAATACCAACCAAATGCAACCAGACCACATTGCAAGCTAACTACTAAACCTCATAAATGGATTGATGTCCTCCGTGAGATAAAAATtagaaggaaaaaagatcaaaatCTGGCTGCTGTTGTAAAAAGATATGGCATATAAATGTCATGTCTTTGATAGGACGCATCTTTCATTTAAATAGCCCTAACACATAAAATACCTTTTGTAGAAGATCAGTTAGTTTCATGAAGAATATTTTATGTAATTTAAAGGGTGTCGTTCAGGCATTGACTTTATGTACTGCCTTCCTTAAGCAAATTTAACTTATTCTACATAATGACATGACTGTCAAGAAAAATGTCAGGTGCACCATATATACAACTATATACCTGTCAAAACAACCAATTTATCCCTGACACACCAAAAATTACAGTAACTTAAATATGACAAAATCAAAAATCATAAAAGTGTTTTTGTGGTGGTGGTTGTGGTGCTTGAAGTGGATGCTGTTGCATTTGCACCTGCATCATCATCTCCATCATTTCCCTTTGAAACTTAATGTTTGCCTCCTTTGCAGCAATTTCTGCCTGCAGCCTTTCTCTCTCCATTTTCATTTGCTGCTCCATTCTTGTTTTTTCCAACTCCACCATCTGGTCAATGAAATATTTGTCATTGTCAGCCATCACAttcatttcgttttttttcttgcGGAAGATTTTTGTTCCTGGCTGGATTTTCACCACTGCTTTACTGCTACTCGACCCTGCTTGGCCAGCtagtttgattttctttgctACTGTAGGCTCTCCTTCATTGTCACTAATGGACTGAACTGGAACATTTGACAGGGAAAGggaattttcttgtttatcctCAAGTTCCTataaaaatgacaataaaagAATACAACTAAGAAAGTTGTAGAAGCTGTACTATCAAGATGACTACCGGTATGGTAATTCTTCCAATGACATCATCAAAATTAGAAAAATTCAGTCAGGGATAACAGTGTCAGACAATCAAACTTAGACAAAGTTACCAAGAAGCAAGACTCAGTATGTGTGAACCCCTTTCTTGTTCCACAAATTTTCTAAccaaaaaggtgaaaaaaaaaattcattaaggAAAAAACTTGGTTAATGATACAAAGGCTACTGTGTAAACTAAAACATtgggcaaaagaaaaaaataattgttcgACCACCCAATCCTCTTGACAGGTTTCAGTCCAAGTTAGCATCAATTAAACAAAACTTAAAGCACACTAAATGTCTCAGAATTGCCTTTTACTACTTTGCCTTACAAAATGACAACCCTTTCAGTAATTCCCAATCTGGTGGACAAAACAATGCTTCTTCTCTCCCTTGAAGGAAACAAACCTTTCAAATGCAAAACAATCTTATTGCTTCACCCTACACATTGGGAATTTTGAACTGAAACTAGGATCTActgttggttttcactcacatgATCAACAGCCatgtttttcaatgaaaacaagaaaacgttGGCATAATAATAGGGTCGAAGTCTCAGAGGATTTGGTCGGgactccaacatggccgctgtttctttttttagggGTTCCAACATGTCGgccatgacgtcatgtgaaaacgaGAATATACATAATTAATGAGTCGCCTTATAATAACAGGGTTTTAATATGCATCCCACTTTTATTGTCTATTTGTTTAATATACtacaaaaaatgaattttctgcCAGACACTTACAAAATCATCTGTGTCAGTGACCTTTGCTGAGGCTGTGGGTCTGTGACCCCAGACATCATCTGCCACTGTGAAGTGTATCCACTCCTTCCTTGACCTGCCTGTGGCAGTCAAGTTGTGGTCTTTTACATCACtacaaatttcaaaatgatcaaCTGTTACATATATAGCTTCATAATTTCGAAAATAACCTTAACTGTCTCCTCGTTAATAAATTTTCATGCAAGACTACGAGAAATAGGTaagaataattatcattt
This window of the Acropora muricata isolate sample 2 chromosome 14, ASM3666990v1, whole genome shotgun sequence genome carries:
- the LOC136897556 gene encoding uncharacterized protein yields the protein MARCSKKQKRAVILRRKRILKRCFFSFEKSSFLVKIVLWNKIKKLDVAFKECKRNPRRVGRQRSTDWCDNDMLQMEDFEFIANFRLSRPSFGKLCNQLRPLIVKEETFAKNTVSVERRVAMTLYFLGQGINYRTVANQFGVAVSTVCHIVHQTTKAIVDILTPEYIKFPENDAEYLAAMATFQCKQIPNCVGAIDGSHIRILRPTECSTDFYNRKAYYSILLQGICDGDGKFLSVSCGYPGSIHDARMLRRSGFYKNVMNKRYLNKTHRDLPLVILGDSAYPRFPWLLVPYAGTSLSPDQLQFNLTHSSTRIIIENAFGQLKGRFRLISKQVDIATCKVDQIVVACCTLHNFCLNEKEAFPDEWLIADEEVEEPDTNVDMQLDANEEEWELGGDSTQDLFLQAMFNNSYRV
- the LOC136897557 gene encoding uncharacterized protein; the encoded protein is MASQTASKTPTKQRNSWTLVEEKEFLILCRELTIAEQLDNCVTSAGNEEVYSFIRDGLIEKGFEKREVDKIRSKYRKLKMKYNDVKDHNLTATGRSRKEWIHFTVADDVWGHRPTASAKVTDTDDFELEDKQENSLSLSNVPVQSISDNEGEPTVAKKIKLAGQAGSSSSKAVVKIQPGTKIFRKKKNEMNVMADNDKYFIDQMVELEKTRMEQQMKMERERLQAEIAAKEANIKFQREMMEMMMQVQMQQHPLQAPQPPPQKHFYDF